One part of the Phycisphaerae bacterium genome encodes these proteins:
- a CDS encoding MMPL family transporter, which produces MNRIINFSIRRPYLVLLIATVVTLSAMPGLPRLRLHTDGHALVPHGAPEFRIDEQIRAEFGILDPLVVLVSSTHPDGIFNQDTLQFVRDVTLAVSSVNGVTPATVTSLATEVGFRHLPNSLKFATLLDPLPESGSDIARLRDDVRKIRLYTGSIVSFDEKSTAVYVGTPAKCDRVRFFTDVHKAIQRLRVPANDRIQVIGAPVAEALLGLHIIEDLGIPPKLLGASTFGETESDGISDSDSDFVARLFAVRRFISRRIGLLPVAILLMILVFAAGFRRTLSAVIPMLEVGACLFFVFGLMGLVGIPIYLTIAVVPIILTAAGVCDEIHLLSCYRRHVHAAGGAIDQTESHRAAVRATMREMAGPIMRTSLTTAVGFASFIWAPIEPVRMFGVVTAFGVVFCMVWSLTVMPAILTIINPRRVVRISSGDVLSAESAASGDHTVKAPGGPFARLAELLMRRRALIVPAFGLLLFGSIFGIRKVVVQDSWIDGFDPHSEFRHATAAFNEQFFGTHVLQVCVDASKRTFAYTAESDTFKDHCYPLPAHLLRPPEQFIGDRIWLSSMEDHGEASTSRPNDGSGQSWRSSIESIETHGSQKCFRTPRSDGLPIYVVDRNQSRPVRIEVAGRPMTSPSVMAAVRSLGEFMRGKTRYAVGGVLDAADYIETSRYMIRPDEPDSRRIPQSVDEIESLWSKYAFIRGPQRRRQLVDSSYARALSTIYLRDANFVDTARLMRQIRSFEREKLAPEGISLEFAGDVAVSQALIDGIVSTQVKSLVFSLVGIFLVTCIMGRSWQYGLYCVLPCALSLPIVFATMGWMGIPLGVATSMFAAMILGAGVDFAIHVLDRFRAIASSPEIAVRQALVDTGFPVTVNALALSAGMLVLTLSQVPANARLGLLLAVGLLSCLFVSLLLLPVLLKWRPLRQQVDGLTGV; this is translated from the coding sequence GTGAACAGAATCATCAATTTTTCAATCCGACGACCGTACCTGGTCTTGCTCATAGCGACAGTTGTCACTTTGTCCGCGATGCCCGGATTGCCAAGGCTCCGGCTACACACCGACGGTCATGCCCTGGTACCGCACGGAGCGCCGGAATTCCGGATCGACGAGCAGATTCGGGCGGAGTTCGGCATTCTTGACCCGTTGGTCGTGCTCGTCTCCAGCACCCACCCAGACGGCATATTCAATCAGGACACGCTCCAATTTGTACGCGATGTGACCCTGGCCGTGTCGAGCGTAAACGGAGTGACGCCCGCAACGGTCACGAGCCTCGCGACCGAAGTCGGTTTCCGGCATCTGCCGAACTCGCTGAAGTTTGCGACACTACTGGATCCTTTGCCCGAGAGTGGTTCCGATATCGCCAGACTCCGGGATGATGTGCGCAAGATTCGACTGTACACGGGCTCGATCGTTTCCTTCGACGAGAAGTCCACGGCCGTCTATGTCGGCACGCCTGCAAAATGCGATCGTGTACGTTTCTTCACGGATGTGCATAAGGCGATACAACGACTGCGGGTTCCGGCGAATGATCGAATTCAGGTAATCGGCGCGCCAGTCGCGGAAGCGCTGCTGGGACTTCACATTATCGAGGATCTCGGCATTCCTCCGAAGCTGCTCGGCGCGAGCACATTCGGTGAAACGGAATCAGATGGAATCTCCGACAGTGATTCTGACTTCGTCGCACGCCTGTTTGCCGTGCGACGGTTCATCTCCCGCCGGATTGGCCTTCTGCCGGTCGCGATTCTCTTGATGATCCTGGTCTTTGCCGCCGGGTTTCGGCGGACGCTCTCAGCCGTCATACCGATGCTGGAGGTCGGCGCATGCCTGTTCTTCGTGTTCGGGCTGATGGGGCTTGTCGGCATTCCCATTTACCTAACGATTGCCGTGGTGCCGATCATCCTCACCGCCGCCGGCGTGTGTGATGAGATTCACCTGCTCAGTTGTTATCGCCGCCATGTTCATGCGGCCGGCGGGGCGATCGACCAGACGGAGAGCCATCGCGCGGCGGTGCGCGCCACAATGCGGGAGATGGCAGGCCCGATCATGCGCACATCGCTGACAACCGCAGTGGGATTTGCATCGTTTATCTGGGCGCCGATCGAACCGGTTCGAATGTTCGGCGTGGTCACGGCTTTCGGCGTTGTCTTCTGCATGGTGTGGTCGCTGACGGTGATGCCGGCCATACTGACCATCATCAATCCGCGGCGAGTGGTCCGGATTTCGTCGGGCGATGTCCTGAGTGCGGAATCGGCCGCTTCAGGTGATCACACCGTCAAAGCGCCTGGCGGTCCCTTCGCACGGCTGGCTGAGTTGTTGATGCGGCGCCGGGCGCTGATTGTGCCGGCCTTCGGATTGCTGCTGTTCGGATCGATCTTCGGCATTAGGAAAGTTGTTGTGCAGGATAGCTGGATCGACGGATTCGATCCTCACAGCGAATTTCGCCACGCGACAGCCGCGTTCAACGAGCAGTTCTTCGGGACGCATGTACTGCAGGTCTGCGTCGATGCCTCGAAGCGGACGTTCGCATACACTGCCGAATCAGACACCTTCAAGGACCATTGTTATCCACTCCCCGCGCACTTGCTGCGGCCGCCTGAACAGTTCATCGGGGATCGAATCTGGCTTTCGTCGATGGAGGATCACGGCGAGGCCTCGACTTCGCGACCGAACGATGGATCAGGTCAGAGCTGGCGATCGTCGATTGAATCCATCGAAACCCACGGCTCGCAGAAATGCTTTCGAACGCCGCGGAGCGATGGTCTTCCGATCTATGTGGTCGATCGGAACCAGTCGCGGCCGGTGCGGATCGAAGTCGCCGGCCGCCCGATGACCTCGCCGAGTGTCATGGCTGCGGTCAGGTCTCTGGGTGAGTTCATGAGGGGGAAGACACGCTACGCTGTCGGCGGCGTGCTCGATGCGGCGGACTACATCGAAACATCACGCTACATGATCCGACCCGACGAGCCCGACTCACGAAGGATTCCACAAAGCGTCGACGAAATTGAATCTCTCTGGAGCAAATACGCCTTTATTCGCGGTCCGCAGCGCCGTCGGCAACTGGTCGATTCGAGTTATGCACGCGCGCTCTCGACCATCTACCTCCGCGACGCAAACTTCGTGGATACGGCTCGGTTGATGAGGCAGATTCGATCATTCGAACGCGAGAAACTCGCGCCGGAGGGTATCTCCCTGGAGTTCGCCGGTGATGTGGCTGTCAGTCAGGCGCTGATCGACGGTATTGTTTCGACGCAGGTCAAGTCACTTGTATTCTCGCTTGTCGGAATTTTCCTGGTGACCTGCATCATGGGGCGCTCGTGGCAGTACGGACTTTATTGCGTTCTGCCGTGTGCGCTGTCCCTCCCGATCGTCTTTGCGACAATGGGCTGGATGGGGATTCCGTTGGGAGTCGCCACATCCATGTTCGCGGCGATGATCCTGGGCGCTGGCGTCGATTTCGCAATTCATGTTCTCGACAGGTTCCGCGCGATCGCCTCATCGCCGGAGATTGCAGTCCGCCAGGCGCTGGTTGACACGGGTTTCCCGGTAACGGTCAATGCGCTGGCCCTCTCCGCCGGGATGCTGGTCCTGACGCTGTCGCAGGTGCCCGCCAACGCGCGCCTCGGGCTTTTGCTCGCGGTCGGATTGTTGAGTTGCCTGTTCGTTTCGCTGTTGTTGCTGCCGGTGCTGCTGAAGTGGCGGCCGCTGAGGCAACAAGTGGACGGATTGACGGGCGTTTAG
- a CDS encoding DUF1702 family protein: protein MGSMMGTLRTRLFGISRRETTFARRGFPPCPDDNRRHLERIGQAFVEGYQAALTWDVTPALIETLNDMPTEFVGFGFEGAAMAFALLDRVTPWRRDRIANFLEGPGERHTYMIHVGVGFALARLRRRVESTMSNLDPLLRWLVVDGYGFHEGFFRWRETFEARTVPGRIAGYARRVFDQGLGRALWFCGGAQADRIGMMIAAFPQSRRPDLWSGIGLASAYAGGVGRTTLEQLRGMAASDNSVAELKQGAAFAAKARERAGIMLQHTEMACEVYCDHSATHAARLTDEALAGLDTSQEQQGATATTPTYEVWRRRIQAV, encoded by the coding sequence ATGGGTAGCATGATGGGAACACTCCGAACGAGATTGTTCGGAATCTCGCGACGCGAAACAACGTTCGCGCGACGCGGATTTCCCCCCTGCCCCGATGACAATCGCCGACACCTGGAGCGGATTGGACAGGCCTTCGTCGAAGGATATCAAGCGGCACTGACGTGGGATGTGACCCCCGCTCTGATCGAAACGCTAAACGACATGCCGACAGAGTTTGTCGGCTTTGGGTTCGAGGGTGCGGCGATGGCGTTCGCGCTGCTCGATCGAGTCACTCCCTGGCGGCGGGATCGCATAGCGAACTTTCTGGAAGGTCCGGGAGAGCGACATACCTACATGATTCATGTCGGGGTCGGTTTCGCCCTCGCCCGACTTCGACGCCGTGTCGAGTCGACAATGTCGAACCTCGATCCACTGCTCCGCTGGCTGGTTGTGGACGGCTACGGGTTCCATGAGGGATTCTTCCGCTGGCGCGAGACATTCGAGGCGCGAACCGTGCCGGGCCGCATCGCCGGCTACGCTCGACGGGTATTCGATCAGGGTCTCGGGCGTGCGCTTTGGTTTTGTGGCGGCGCACAGGCCGATCGGATCGGAATGATGATCGCCGCATTTCCGCAGTCGCGCCGGCCCGATTTGTGGAGCGGAATCGGCCTTGCCAGCGCATACGCCGGGGGTGTCGGACGAACGACATTGGAACAGCTTCGGGGGATGGCTGCGAGTGATAATTCAGTCGCAGAGTTGAAGCAGGGCGCCGCATTTGCGGCCAAGGCGCGCGAGCGAGCGGGGATTATGTTGCAACATACCGAGATGGCCTGTGAGGTGTATTGCGACCATTCCGCCACACATGCCGCACGCTTGACGGACGAGGCGCTGGCCGGTTTGGATACGTCGCAGGAACAACAGGGTGCAACGGCAACCACGCCAACGTATGAAGTCTGGAGACGCCGCATTCAAGCCGTGTGA
- a CDS encoding CRTAC1 family protein, translating into MQQKIRNNSKRIAAVAIVGLLYWLTRLPTISDAERAELAGRFRFERTMLPELPGSPKVKSTRVVHRDLSSFASWISSIGAAVALNDLDGDGLDNDLFHVDPRTDQVIVSPAPGTGSRYPAFELKPRELPYDSATMAPMGCVPIDANEDGLLDILVYYWGRSPVIFLRKAGAAAAPSADSFVAVEVAARVERWFTNAASFADIDGDTHADLIVGNYFPDGADILNADSTAPQHMQDSMSRAFNGGQTHVFLWKSATAGLEPGVAFSAVDGVLEDQVNHGWTLGIGAADLDGDGLPELYLANDFGPDRLLHNRSRIGQPAFALLRGVKHFTTPNSKVLGRDSYKGMSVEFGDVNGDGILDIYVSNIAKEFALEESHFLFQSTGEPSLMKAGIAPYRDNSESLGLSRSGWGWDTRLVDFDNDGQLEAVQATGFLKGNINRWPELHELAMANDYMVHVPSAWAHYQPGDDLSGHEHNPFFVRAADDRFYDIANDIGLSAPYVTRGIATADVDGDGRIDFAIANQWEPSFLFWNVSDTGHRSLTLRVQFPIDASIQSGSDVEAPRRTAPLGRAAIGASVTLTLPDGSRRVAMVDGGSGHSGKRGHEVHFGLGTIPEGAPLIVDVKWRERESVATQRFEVTSGRHTLFLNSAGKVGTGK; encoded by the coding sequence GTGCAGCAGAAGATCAGAAATAACTCGAAACGCATTGCGGCCGTGGCGATTGTCGGGCTCCTCTATTGGCTCACGCGCCTGCCGACGATCAGCGACGCGGAACGCGCTGAACTGGCGGGCCGATTCAGATTCGAACGGACGATGCTACCGGAACTGCCGGGCAGCCCGAAGGTAAAATCGACCCGCGTTGTTCATCGTGATCTGAGCAGCTTTGCATCATGGATTTCGTCGATCGGCGCCGCCGTTGCCCTGAACGATCTCGATGGCGACGGCCTGGACAACGACTTGTTTCATGTCGATCCCCGAACGGATCAGGTGATCGTGTCACCCGCACCGGGCACGGGTAGCCGTTACCCGGCGTTTGAACTCAAACCGCGAGAGCTGCCGTATGACTCCGCCACCATGGCGCCGATGGGCTGCGTCCCGATCGATGCCAATGAAGACGGCCTGCTTGATATCCTGGTTTATTACTGGGGCCGATCGCCCGTCATTTTTCTCCGGAAAGCCGGCGCAGCAGCCGCGCCCTCGGCGGATTCATTCGTCGCCGTCGAGGTCGCGGCGCGCGTCGAGCGCTGGTTTACCAATGCCGCGTCATTCGCAGACATCGATGGCGACACCCACGCCGATCTCATCGTCGGCAACTACTTCCCCGACGGTGCGGATATCCTCAATGCAGACTCCACGGCCCCACAGCATATGCAGGACTCCATGTCGAGGGCGTTCAACGGCGGCCAAACCCATGTATTCCTTTGGAAGTCCGCGACGGCCGGATTAGAGCCCGGCGTCGCTTTTTCCGCCGTCGATGGTGTACTTGAGGATCAAGTGAATCACGGGTGGACGCTCGGCATCGGCGCGGCCGATCTCGATGGCGACGGCCTGCCCGAGCTGTATCTCGCGAACGACTTCGGGCCCGACAGATTGCTGCACAATCGCTCAAGAATCGGCCAACCGGCATTCGCGCTGCTTAGAGGCGTCAAGCACTTCACCACGCCCAATTCAAAGGTCCTAGGGCGCGATTCGTACAAGGGAATGTCCGTGGAATTCGGCGATGTCAATGGTGACGGCATCCTCGATATTTATGTTAGCAATATCGCAAAGGAATTCGCCCTTGAAGAGAGCCATTTTCTATTCCAAAGCACTGGAGAGCCTTCCCTCATGAAGGCCGGGATCGCCCCCTACCGCGATAACAGTGAATCTCTGGGGCTTTCACGTAGCGGCTGGGGATGGGATACACGCCTGGTCGATTTCGATAATGACGGCCAACTGGAAGCTGTTCAGGCCACCGGTTTTCTCAAAGGCAATATCAACCGATGGCCCGAACTCCACGAGCTGGCCATGGCGAACGACTACATGGTGCACGTCCCTTCCGCCTGGGCGCATTACCAACCCGGTGACGACCTCAGCGGACATGAGCACAATCCATTCTTCGTACGCGCTGCCGATGACAGGTTCTACGATATTGCGAATGACATCGGCCTGAGTGCCCCATACGTGACACGCGGCATCGCAACGGCTGACGTTGACGGCGACGGGCGAATCGACTTCGCGATCGCCAATCAGTGGGAACCGTCATTCCTATTTTGGAATGTATCCGACACCGGCCATCGGTCCCTGACGCTTCGGGTGCAATTCCCGATCGATGCCAGCATTCAAAGTGGATCGGACGTCGAAGCCCCCAGACGCACCGCCCCGCTCGGTCGGGCCGCCATCGGCGCGAGCGTCACGCTAACCCTGCCCGATGGGAGTCGGCGCGTTGCGATGGTCGATGGTGGCTCGGGCCATTCCGGCAAGCGCGGCCACGAAGTTCACTTCGGGTTGGGCACGATTCCGGAGGGCGCCCCGCTCATCGTGGATGTAAAATGGCGCGAGCGAGAATCGGTGGCGACGCAGCGATTCGAAGTAACATCCGGACGGCATACACTCTTTCTGAATTCAGCCGGTAAGGTGGGAACTGGTAAATGA
- a CDS encoding RnfABCDGE type electron transport complex subunit D: MIAKDRWYQADRLGGLRRFAAAITILNLLGHTLLGFEPAWAHPFVAVATAYTLELILEVLDARANNRSFRFLGGGVTGFIDFFLSAHISAMAVSMLLYANERLWPISFAAAVAIASKAILQVRCGERVRHFLNPSNFGITVTLLAFPWVGIAQPYQFTENLGHYGDWILPAVIVCSGSFLNWRFTRRLPLIVAWLGGFALQAVIRHLILGAAVVPSLAPMTGVAFLLFTFYMVTDPPTTPASRPAQIAFGLSVAATYGVLMSLHIVFGFFFALSIVTFSRGIYLWLASLASEQQPGLAGQLASNGTNPAGSAGFTPAPATALVSHSNAPSVELSNVAVAGGTD; the protein is encoded by the coding sequence ATGATCGCAAAAGACCGTTGGTATCAGGCTGATCGTCTTGGCGGGCTGCGCCGCTTCGCCGCCGCCATCACGATTCTTAATCTGCTGGGTCACACCCTGCTTGGGTTCGAGCCGGCGTGGGCGCATCCGTTTGTCGCGGTTGCCACGGCCTATACCCTCGAGTTGATTCTTGAAGTCCTCGATGCCCGGGCCAACAACCGCTCGTTCAGATTTCTCGGAGGCGGGGTGACCGGATTCATCGATTTCTTTCTGTCCGCACATATCTCAGCCATGGCTGTCTCGATGTTGCTCTACGCAAACGAACGCCTCTGGCCAATCTCTTTCGCGGCGGCTGTCGCCATCGCATCAAAGGCAATTCTTCAGGTGCGCTGTGGGGAGCGGGTGCGGCACTTTCTGAACCCATCAAATTTCGGCATCACGGTGACGCTGCTCGCCTTCCCCTGGGTGGGCATCGCACAGCCCTACCAGTTCACTGAGAATCTAGGCCATTACGGTGACTGGATTCTTCCTGCCGTCATTGTCTGCTCAGGCAGCTTCCTCAATTGGCGATTCACGCGTCGCCTTCCGCTGATCGTCGCATGGCTCGGCGGTTTCGCGCTGCAGGCTGTTATTCGGCATCTCATCCTTGGTGCGGCCGTTGTGCCCTCACTCGCCCCGATGACCGGTGTCGCGTTCCTGCTCTTCACGTTCTACATGGTGACCGATCCGCCCACGACGCCCGCATCGCGTCCGGCGCAGATCGCATTCGGGCTGTCGGTCGCGGCAACCTATGGCGTACTCATGTCGCTCCACATTGTTTTCGGGTTCTTCTTCGCCCTGTCGATCGTGACGTTCAGCCGCGGAATCTATCTCTGGCTCGCGTCGCTGGCATCGGAACAGCAGCCAGGGCTTGCCGGACAACTGGCATCCAATGGCACCAACCCGGCAGGTTCAGCCGGCTTCACGCCGGCGCCTGCAACCGCGCTGGTTTCCCATTCGAATGCGCCGTCCGTCGAATTATCGAATGTCGCAGTCGCCGGAGGCACAGATTGA